The segment AACCTCCGACCGGTCTCGTGCTGTTCGCGCGGATTGAATTTGGCGCCGACGGACCCCGCGACAACGTCAGATTGGACTTTGCCAGCGGAACGGTCGGTCCTCATTCGCTCGAACTCGACATGATTCGTAGCGCCGGCATGACGGCCGAAGGAAATACGCTCGACGTCCACGCCGCCGAAAAACCCGAATTCGGCCTGGTACCGGTGATCTACGATTTGAACGACGATCAGTCGATTTCGCTGGTCGACTTGACGATGATGATTCGTTCGCTCGGCAGCGACGCCAGCGCTCCGAACGGTCAGGCGAGTTGGTACGCCGACGTCAACAAAGATTACGCCGTGTCGTTGATCGACATGAGCTACATGCTGCGGAACATCGGCAGCAACTACAGCAACGAAAAGATCGAGTTCCCCGCGAACTATCCCGAAGCCTGGATTCCCAAATCCGATGAAGGGGGCGGTAGCGGCGGAGTGGGTGGAACCGGCGGCAACGGTGGAGATGGTGGAGACGGTGGAGCGGAGGATCCGCCGCTACGTTTCGTGCCGATCGACGTCGGCGGCAACGCGCTCGCGCCTGATCCGGCGATGATTCTCGCGCTGCAAGCGCTGTTACAGATCGAAATCGTCTTCCCGGTTGGCTTCGACTTCACGTTGCTCCAGGGGAACGTCTCCTATTCGGATAGCGACGGCGACGGCGACAAAGAG is part of the Blastopirellula sediminis genome and harbors:
- a CDS encoding dockerin type I domain-containing protein, translating into MLAADLLPEAEFGPLEESNDSLAPAPRPAYQPGSFLLEGEQVDPPPVLLHFAIVTNPTEFSDPNLGSVEQLPESMLHTHEWDRYYVEVWVEAGDQVRDLSVDVNYQTQIATPRNVMFGPAFADGHFSLDDDLGQLRDLAAHAEPPAPVEGAEPPTGLVLFARIEFGADGPRDNVRLDFASGTVGPHSLELDMIRSAGMTAEGNTLDVHAAEKPEFGLVPVIYDLNDDQSISLVDLTMMIRSLGSDASAPNGQASWYADVNKDYAVSLIDMSYMLRNIGSNYSNEKIEFPANYPEAWIPKSDEGGGSGGVGGTGGNGGDGGDGGAEDPPLRFVPIDVGGNALAPDPAMILALQALLQIEIVFPVGFDFTLLQGNVSYSDSDGDGDKETMLEIEVDDQLFETEIEIEIMTELIDTDQLWADWSGAISSYFGEVIADLKDLFLNEEE